A genomic stretch from Lathyrus oleraceus cultivar Zhongwan6 chromosome 2, CAAS_Psat_ZW6_1.0, whole genome shotgun sequence includes:
- the LOC127122452 gene encoding uncharacterized mitochondrial protein AtMg00810-like codes for MALSKPSTTLVDTKHKLNTAVGTRYDDATLYRSLVSTFKYLTFNCYDISYVIQHVCPNMHPSRTKHILSLKHIMHYIQGTLEYGLHLYLYPIEKHVSYTCADWGGCPDTRRFTSGYCVFLGDNLISWSSKRQPILSHSIGESDYWCVANVVLESCWLHNLLLEIHFPISRATIVYYDNVNAIYLYGKSYSTSAYKTR; via the coding sequence ATGGCCTTAAGCAAACCTTCTACTACTTTAGTTGATACCAAGCATAAGCTCAATACCGCTGTCGGCACTCGATATGATGATGCTACGTTATATCGGAGTCTTGTCAGTACTTTCAAGTATCTCACATTTAATTGTTATGACATTTCCTATGTTATCCAGCATGTGTGTCCTAATATGCATCCTTCCCGCACTAAGCATATACTTTCACTGAAACACATCATGCATTACATTCAAGGTACCTTAGAATATGGTTTACATCTCTATCTTTATCCCATCGAGAAACATGTTTCCTACACATGTGCTGATTGGGGTGGATGTCCCGACACTCGTCGATTTACTTCGGGTTATTGTGTTTTTCTAGGTGATAACCTAATTTCATGGTCTTCCAAGAGGCAACCCATACTTTCTCATTCCATTGGAGAGTCTGACTATTGGTGCGTTGCTAATGTGGTTTTAGAATCATGTTGGCTCCATAACCTTCTCTTGGAGATTCATTTTCCTATTTCCCGGGCTACTATTGTGTATTATGACAATGTTAATGCTATCTACCTATatggaaaatcctattcaacTTCAGCGTACAAAACACGTTGA